A genome region from Rissa tridactyla isolate bRisTri1 chromosome 18, bRisTri1.patW.cur.20221130, whole genome shotgun sequence includes the following:
- the POU3F1 gene encoding POU domain, class 3, transcription factor 1, with product MAATAQYLPRSAALMHPDGDRLHQGTTYREVQKMMHHEYLQGLAPAAGHAVGLAHHQWLPSAGTDWGSGGGGGGAHLPPAEHAKGGPPGPREELSAAAFHHRPPLVHPPAAGGAAGGWAQGGGHHLPPMSPPSGQPLLYAQPYAGLNGMLGPPAPALHHGLRDPLGAEEAGGHDLAASPTPLGPPEPSDEDAPSSDDLEQFAKQFKQRRIKLGFTQADVGLALGTLYGNVFSQTTICRFEALQLSFKNMCKLKPLLNKWLEETDSSTGSPTNLDKIAAQGRKRKKRTSIEVGVKGALENHFLKCPKPSAHEITSLADSLQLEKEVVRVWFCNRRQKEKRMTPAGVPHPPMEDVYAQADTSPLHHALPGAVQ from the coding sequence ATGGCCGCCACCGCGCAGTACCTGCCGCGCAGCGCCGCGCTCATGCACCCCGACGGCGACCGGCTGCACCAGGGCACCACGTACCGCGAGGTGCAGAAGATGATGCACCACGAGTACCTGCAGGGGctggcccccgccgccgggcacgCCGTCGGACTGGCGCACCACCAGTGGCTGCCCAGCGCCGGCACGGActggggcagcggcgggggcggcggcggcgcgcacCTCCCGCCCGCCGAGCACGCCAAGGGCGGCCCGCCGGGGCCCCGCGAGGAGCTGTCCGCCGCCGCCTTCCACCACCGCCCGCCTCTGGTGCacccgccggcggcgggcggcgcggcgggcggctggGCGCAGGGCGGCGGGCACCACCTGCCGCCCATGTCCCCGCCGTCGGGGCAGCCGCTGCTCTACGCGCAGCCCTACGCCGGGCTCAACGGGATGCTGGGCCCGCCGGCGCCGGCGCTGCACCACGGGCTGCGCGACCCGCTGGGCGCCGAGGAGGCGGGCGGCCACGACCTGGCGGCCTCGCCGACGCCGCTGGGGCCGCCCGAGCCGTCGGACGAGGACGCGCCCAGCTCCGACGACCTGGAGCAGTTCGCCAAGCAGTTCAAGCAGCGGCGGATCAAGCTGGGCTTCACGCAGGCCGACGTGGGGCTGGCGCTGGGCACCCTCTACGGGAACGTCTTCTCGCAGACCACCATCTGCCGGTTCGAGGCGCTGCAGCTGAGCTTCAAGAACATGTGCAAGCTGAAGCCGCTGCTCAACAAGTGGCTGGAGGAGACGGACTCCAGCACGGGCAGCCCCACCAACCTGGACAAGATCGCGGCGCAGGGCCGGAAGCGCAAGAAGCGCACCTCCATCGAGGTGGGCGTCAAGGGCGCCCTGGAGAACCACTTCCTCAAGTGCCCCAAGCCCTCGGCGCACGAGATCACCTCCCTGGCGGACtccctgcagctggagaaggaggtggTGCGGGTCTGGTTCTGCAACCGGCGGCAGAAGGAGAAGCGCATGACGCCGGCCGGGGTCCCGCACCCGCCCATGGAGGACGTTTACGCACAGGCGGACACGTCGCCGCTGCACCACGCGCTGCCCGGCGCCGTGCAGTGa